The Paenibacillus sp. G2S3 region GCAAAGTAAGTCTGTCTGACTATCGTGGCAAATGGCTGGTATTCTTCTTTTATCCTCTGGACTTCACTTTTGTATGTCCGACTGAAATCACAGCTCTTAGTGATGCTGCAGCGCAGTTCGAAGCGCTTGATACAGAAATTCTCGGCGCAAGTATAGATTCGATCCACAGCCATAAAGCATGGATTAATACACCTAAGGATTCCAATGGTCTTGGCCGTGTGAATTTCCCTCTTGCTGCTGACATTACGAAACAAGTTGCTAAAGAATACGGCATTCTGATTGAAGAAGAGGGTATTGCTTTGCGCGGATTGTTCATCATCGATCCAGAAGGCGAATTGAAATACCAAGTTGTTAATCACAATGATGTCGGTCGCAGCGTAGAAGAAACACTTCGTGTTCTTCAAGCCCTGCAATCTGGCGGCTTATGCCCAATGAACTGGAAACCAGGTGACAGAAACCTTTAAATGATGTTACGCTATTATTTGATCTTTGATATTCTGATTTGGACCTCCTTGCAGAAGTTTTTTCTGTAAGGAGGTTTTTTGCTCCAAAAAGTCTTAAATAAAAAAATGGATTTGAAAATAGGCGTGAAAAGTTATATTATGTCCTCGAGTGGAGGAATCTCCATTGGGGTAATGTAATACAATAATAAAAACTCAAATGGGTTAGTTATTTTAAGGAGGGCGAACAAATATGAGCTTTTGCTGTGGAGCGAGTATGGTAGGAACAAAGGGAACTCTTAAACATTATCGCACGCAAGTCCATAATGTTCCCCTGCTTTTTTGTCCGGTATGTCATCGTGTAGAGGTTCACTATAAGGTCGAGAATGAGTATGAGATCTTGGCGGAATACGCACATGGAGACGGAGTTACTGATGTGGATTTTCAGGATTATGTCATGGAGGACGAAACTGCAATATTCGAGAATGTCATTAACCTCGAGAGTGAAGAGCCTCTAGCTATTGTGCGGAGTCAGATCGATATGGCGCTTGACCTGCTTGCTGTAGCCAAACAGATTGAGGATACGAAGTGGGAACGGGAATTGAAGAAAAGATTAGCTGTGATGAGTCAAAGACGCCTTCGTCTGCAACAGAAAGCGTAAGATTATTTACAATTTGGGTCTGGCCCATTTCTTTATCAAGGCCTTCGCAACCGCGAGGGCCTTTAGCTTTTTCTATTTTCTTTTAAAAGAGTTTAAATCATTTGAACGAACTAATAGTGATAAATATAATTTGATGTGATATTTTATATGTCTTTGGAATCATTTTATGAATTTTTTTATCATTCGACAGTTTCTCTGATTGCGTTGTCTACTTCACTTGGATATGATTGGAATATAATTGAACCGGTTGGAAAAAGTGCAACGATTACCGAATGTTCTGGCGGCTTCGTCATATACTCAAATACATAGTAATTTGATGTCGCTTTAGCGTCTTCGTCAAATGCAGTAAAAGGGGGAACTTCGTATCGTGATTAGCCAATATCAAGAAAGTCTTCTATTACCGGGAAGAACCTATCAATCAGGACCTGTGGATACTACATACGAGGATGTACTAGAGAATATTGACAGCGGAATCATGCTTTTTGATGAAGAGGGAGTTATAAGTTTTGTAAATAAGCAAATGTATGGGATGCTTGAATTAACCCGTCACTCCCTTGTTGGCTGTACAATATCACACCTGTTATCTAACGTTCGACTGAGCCGCTTTAAGAAAAAGCAAGTACTGCAAAGCTATAGAGAGATGGTATACAAAGGAAAATCTAATTATGAGTTTTTAGACGAGTATGGCCGGTACTGGAAGGTTACACTATGCTGTGGAGAACAAATGAAGGGGTGTTATTTGTTTACAGTTAAAGAAATCTCCGATTATAAGTTGATTGAGCAAACGGCTTACCAGAACGATAGTTTGGCTATGCTAGGTAAATTATCTGCATCTATTGCCCATGAAATCCGGAATCCCTTAACCGCAATTCGTGGATTTATTCAATTGCTTCACCCGCATCTACAGCAGCTTGGGAAGCAGGAATATGGCAAGATTATTTTGGCAGAAATCGATCGTGCGAACGATATTATCCATGAATTTCTAACCTCTTCCAAGCCTTCAGTTCCTCAAGTGGGAATGATTCCTGTGTCAGCCTTGCTCAAGGAGGTTGTGCTGCTTACAGAGAGTGAAGCCTTGATGAAAGGTTGCCAGATCAATCTACATCCATTTCAGGAGGATATGATGATTTCTGGAGATGTAAAACAAATGAAGCAGGTAGTCCTCAACTTGATTAGAAACGCTATGGAGGCCGTTGCGGATAGAGCAGATGGTCTAATGGGTAAAATAGAGGTTGGAGCCCACAGAGAGGGTTCTGAGGTCCGTATGTTCATCTCTGATAACGGAAAGGGAATGGATATCCGTACACTGGACAGGTTATTTAGTCCATTTTTTACAACTAAGGAGAATGGGACAGGGCTAGGTCTTTCCGTGAGTGACCGAATCATCAAAAATCATGGCGGATGCATTTCTGTCAGTAGTAGAGTTAATGAAGGTACTCATTTTGTAATCTCATTGCCATTAATTCATTAATCCATTAGTACATTCGATTAGAATATAAAGTGTTTAAGAGGCTGATCCCTGCGGATAATACAGATGCAGAGATCAGCCTTGCTTATGTTACAATGGGGATTGGTTTTGGGGGACAAATGGAGGTAGACACAATGAATTTAGAATTTAAAAGTGGCAGTGCCATTAATGAAATACAGGGTGATGCCCTTATCCTTATCATCTCTGAGTCGGAGGTCCAACATGGCGGCCTCTCAGAGAGGTGGAATGACAGAATTCGCTTATTAGGGAAAACAGGTCTCTTTAGTGGGAAGCTGAATCAGACTTATGTACTACCTTTAGATCATCCATCCGGTTGTCCTGTGGCTATTTTGGTTGGAAAGGGGGACCAATCTCTTAGGACTGAAGATCTACGTCAAATGGCGGCTCAGACAGCACGTGCAGCACTTCGATTGAAGGCGATACAGCTAGTGTTTCAGGTGCCTGAAGGTGTTCAGGAGCTAACATTAGATAGGGATATAATATCTATTGCTTACGCGTTGTCTGAGGGGTTGTTACTCGGTTCCTATCGTCGTCCCACATATAAGCAGGAGCAATCCCAATATACAGGTCCAAACTCGGTTATTTTCACTATGGAGAAGAAGCCAGAAGATACTTTCGAGCGTGACTGGAATCTGGGCATGCAGAGAGGGCTGGCTTTTGGTGAGGCTACGAATCTAGCACGGAACTTGACGAATATGCCCGGCAATCTGCTGACTCCATCTGACCTTGCTATGGCCGCTATAGAAGTTGCTGAACGTTATGGATTTCCTTCCGAAGTGCTGGACGAACGGGAAATTGAGCAAAAAGGAATGGGCGGATTATTCGCAGTCGGAAAAGGAAGTGTAAACCCTCCGCGAATGATCGTCATCCGTTACCAAGGAACGGGGCACTGGGATAATGTAGTGGGGCTGGTCGGTAAAGGGATT contains the following coding sequences:
- a CDS encoding leucyl aminopeptidase; translation: MNLEFKSGSAINEIQGDALILIISESEVQHGGLSERWNDRIRLLGKTGLFSGKLNQTYVLPLDHPSGCPVAILVGKGDQSLRTEDLRQMAAQTARAALRLKAIQLVFQVPEGVQELTLDRDIISIAYALSEGLLLGSYRRPTYKQEQSQYTGPNSVIFTMEKKPEDTFERDWNLGMQRGLAFGEATNLARNLTNMPGNLLTPSDLAMAAIEVAERYGFPSEVLDEREIEQKGMGGLFAVGKGSVNPPRMIVIRYQGTGHWDNVVGLVGKGITFDTGGISLKRAPGMEELISDMGGAAAVLGVMEALGRLRPRINVVMVIPSAENMPSANAFKPGDIITSMSGRTIEVLNTDAEGRLVLGDALTYAREWGAKRVIDVATLTGAVLSTLGDIATGAVTNDEGFMEQFLTAANVSGEKIWQLPAYPEFREMLKSEVADIRNTAGRFGGATTAGLFVGEFAEGLPWIHLDIAGTAFLSKERGVNPRGGTGVMVRTIVQWLLSESE
- a CDS encoding ATP-binding protein; translation: MISQYQESLLLPGRTYQSGPVDTTYEDVLENIDSGIMLFDEEGVISFVNKQMYGMLELTRHSLVGCTISHLLSNVRLSRFKKKQVLQSYREMVYKGKSNYEFLDEYGRYWKVTLCCGEQMKGCYLFTVKEISDYKLIEQTAYQNDSLAMLGKLSASIAHEIRNPLTAIRGFIQLLHPHLQQLGKQEYGKIILAEIDRANDIIHEFLTSSKPSVPQVGMIPVSALLKEVVLLTESEALMKGCQINLHPFQEDMMISGDVKQMKQVVLNLIRNAMEAVADRADGLMGKIEVGAHREGSEVRMFISDNGKGMDIRTLDRLFSPFFTTKENGTGLGLSVSDRIIKNHGGCISVSSRVNEGTHFVISLPLIH
- a CDS encoding peroxiredoxin translates to MAERLVGRPAPDFTMQTVSGDGKDFGKVSLSDYRGKWLVFFFYPLDFTFVCPTEITALSDAAAQFEALDTEILGASIDSIHSHKAWINTPKDSNGLGRVNFPLAADITKQVAKEYGILIEEEGIALRGLFIIDPEGELKYQVVNHNDVGRSVEETLRVLQALQSGGLCPMNWKPGDRNL